The proteins below are encoded in one region of Gambusia affinis linkage group LG07, SWU_Gaff_1.0, whole genome shotgun sequence:
- the dag1 gene encoding dystroglycan yields MCSEGSVGWLRGVRGHGGTLPRTRVWLLVLLLAAAGWTPPVACAELELDMLGGLVLLEAGGDGEEPGGDLEASMHSSLLQDFQEAMDSRRAAEPGSVAASRQEAAAPAAFPDSSAAVGRVFQIKVPNKMEDVHLGDIVKVTEVGKASLPAWLHWDGGSSILRGLPLEEDKGVHYISVTISNHTSSSSEEFSIEVHSDDHFEGDSSAPLSGPAAAEDPVRPFVCSNEEPVTVLTVILDADLTKMSSAQRVELLDRMRSFSGVELQGMKMLPVVNNRLFDMSAFMAGPGNAKKVVENGALLSWKLGCFLDRTSVPDINSVQGPAKDGSMSARLGYPVVGWHIANKKPQVPKRVRRQLNNTPTPVLAVPPPTSVAEPPVRIVPTLSSPSIAAPTESSAPPVRGPVPLPGKPTIRIRDPIAHTPTLGPPQPTKVVVTTSTVSIQPSMSRTIPVEATTTPTIPPKKPSRKPPTTTAKTPSPKTPTASTPSSGVIDDPNNRKPVLRNPIDQVVALVGTYFEVKIPSDTFFDKEDGTTDKLRLSLKQNHKDVVGEESWIQFNTTSQLLYGLPDVQHVGKHEYFMQATDKGGRNAIDAFEVKVNRWPANDKTPVIFTARFEGEPRLITNNIHKKILLVKKLAYVLGDRNSSTVSLRNISKGSIVVEWTNTSLPRNPCPKEQLRNMSRTLGDANGRPSQKFKNYMGPDFNPLEVKVQGRASCRTHSFIPPAEVDIPEPSTVTPGLGSSRHSTDDVYLHTVIPAVVVAAILLIAGIIAMICYRKKRRGKLTIEDQATFIKKGVPIIFADELDDSKPPPSSSMPLILQEEKPPLPPPEYPNMASPETTPLNQEMLGEYTALRDEDPNAPPYQPPPPFTAPQEGKGSRPKNMTPYRSPPPYVPP; encoded by the exons ATGTGCAGTGAGGGCAGTGTGGGCTGGCTGaggggggtcagaggtcacggcGGGACTCTGCCCAGGACTAGAGTCtggctgctggtgctgctgctcgCCGCCGCGGGCTGGACGCCGCCTGTGGCCTGCGCCGAGCTGGAGCTGGACATGCTGGGAGGACTGGTGCTGCTGGAGGCGGGCGGAGACGGCGAGGAGCCGGGCGGCGACCTGGAGGCCTCCATGCACTCCTCGCTGCTGCAGGACTTCCAGGAAGCGATGGACAGCCGGCGGGCCGCGGAGCCTGGCAGCGTGGCGGCGAGCCGCCAGGAAGCCGCCGCGCCCGCAGCTTTCCCAGACTCCTCGGCGGCGGTGGGCCGCGTTTTCCAGATCAAGGTGCCAAACAAGATGGAGGATGTTCACCTGGGAGACATCGTCAAG GTGACGGAGGTGGGGAAGGCCTCGCTGCCCGCCTGGCTGCACTGGGACGGTGGCAGCAGCATCCTGCGGGGGCTTCCTCTGGAGGAGGACAAAGGAGTCCACTACATCTCTGTGACCATCTCCAACcacacttcctcttcctcagaggAGTTTTCCATCGAGGTTCACTCGGACGACCACTTTGAAGGCGACTCATCGGCGCCGCTGTCCGGCCCGGCGGCGGCGGAGGATCCCGTCCGGCCCTTCGTGTGTAGCAACGAGGAGCCGGTCACGGTGCTGACGGTGATTCTGGACGCCGATCTGACGAAGATGAGCTCGGCGCAACGGGTGGAGCTGCTGGACAGGATGAGGAGCTTCTCAGGCGTGGAGCTGCAGGGCATGAAGATGCTGCCAGTGGTCAACAACCGGCTGTTCGACATGTCGGCCTTCATGGCCGGCCCAGGAAACGCCAAGAAG GTGGTGGAGAACGGAGCTCTCCTGTCGTGGAAGCTGGGCTGCTTCCTGGACCGGACCAGCGTTCCAGACATCAACAGCGTCCAGGGTCCAGCTAAAGACGGATCCATGTCTGCCAGGCTGGGGTACCCCGTGGTGGGATGGCACATCGCCAACAAGAAGCCACAAGTCCCAAAGCGAGTGAGAAGGCAGCTGAACAACACTCCGACGCCCGTCCTGGCCGTTCCTCCTCCAACCTCGGTGGCCGAACCTCCGGTCAGGATCGTCCCGaccctctcctctccctccatcGCTGCGCCCACAGAAAGTTCTGCCCCTCCGGTTCGGGGCCCCGTGCCTCTGCCAGGGAAGCCTACGATCAGAATCCGTGACCCCATCGCCCACACCCCGACCCTGGGCCCGCCTCAGCCGACCAAGGTCGTTGTGACCACCAGCACCGTTTCCATTCAGCCGTCCATGTCCAGGACGATCCCAGTAGAGGCCACCACCACGCCAACCATCCCACCCAAAAAACCTTCCAGGAAACCACCCACCACCACCGCGAAGACCCCCTCGCCCAAAACCCCCACAGCCAGCACACCGTCATCTGGAGTCATCGACGACCCAAACAACAGGAAGCCGGTGCTGAGGAACCCCATTGATCAGGTTGTTGCACTGGTGGGAACGTACTTCGAGGTTAAAATCCCTTCTGATACCTTCTTTGACAAAGAGGACGGAACCACAGACAAGCTCCGCCTGTCTCTGAAACAGAACCACAAGGATGTGGTTGGAGAGGAGTCCTGGATCCAGTTCAACACCACCAGCCAGCTGCTGTACGGCCTGCCGGATGTTCAGCACGTCGGGAAGCACGAGTACTTCATGCAGGCCACCGACAAAGGAGGCCGCAACGCCATCGACGCGTTTGAAGTCAAAGTAAACCGCTGGCCTGCCAATGACAAAACGCCGGTCATTTTCACGGCCCGCTTCGAAGGAGAGCCACGGTTAATCACCAACAACATCCACAAGAAGATCCTGCTGGTCAAGAAGCTGGCGTACGTTCTGGGCGACCGCAACAGCAGCACAGTGAGCCTGAGGAACATCAGCAAAGGCTCCATCGTGGTGGAATGGACCAACACCAGCCTGCCGCGGAATCCGTGTCCCAAAGAGCAGCTCAGGAACATGAGCAGGACGCTCGGAGACGCCAACGGAAGACCCTCACAGAAGTTCAAGAACTACATGGGACCGGACTTCAATCCGCTGGAGGTGAAGGTTCAGGGCAGAGCCAGCTGCCGGACGCACTCCTTCATCCCGCCAGCAGAGGTCGACATCCCAGAACCTTCCACGGTCACTCCAGGCCTGGGGTCGAGCCGCCACAGCACCGATGACGTCTACCTTCACACGGTGATCCCTGCTGTGGTGGTGGCGGCCATTCTGCTCATCGCAGGGATCATCGCCATGATCTGCTACAGGAAGAAGCGGCGGGGCAAGCTGACCATCGAGGATCAGGCCACCTTCATCAAGAAGGGCGTGCCGATCATCTTCGCCGATGAGCTGGACGACTCCAAGCCGCCCCCCTCCTCCAGCATGCCGCTGATTCTCCAGGAAGAGAAGCCGCCGCTGCCGCCCCCCGAGTACCCCAACATGGCCTCCCCAGAGACCACGCCCCTCAACCAGGAGATGCTGGGGGAGTACACCGCCCTGCGAGACGAGGACCCTAACGCACCGCCCTACCAGCCGCCTCCTCCCTTCACGGCTCCCCAGGAGGGGAAGGGCTCCCGTCCAAAGAACATGACTCCGTACAGGTCGCCGCCCCCCTACGTGCCGCCATAA